In a single window of the Entelurus aequoreus isolate RoL-2023_Sb linkage group LG16, RoL_Eaeq_v1.1, whole genome shotgun sequence genome:
- the capn10 gene encoding calpain-10 isoform X2 produces the protein MTRQCSVTAPHPSLGCKDTSPGCVHRRSANHRCSSLTTSTKVMPNKVFPAQQPLWSDSSYRGSFHFYFWQNGLWTEVTIDDRLPCVDSALCFSHCNGPSAFWVALLEKAYAKLRGSYEQLWAGQVSEALVDLTGGLAESWTMSGISSEEEEKPEESHSQARMSRKLDLDLMYPMRAFCVLCCSTQHILGGGEEVGQQHHAMAVMEWLDVKTVAGSSRVRLFRIRNPWGRCCWGGAWTESGAGWRSLDSSEALALQARVSQGEFWLDETEFLSKFDDVTVGYPISEEGHLQSIYTGNALPYCHQFPGRWVKGLSCGGSRNSRGYLDNPKFWLKMCNRGEVLVSLLQYRKWTKMEDQFADTPPGNDMRHQHYHAIALHMWKVEKKRFNLSRTVNKPPCASTHCHAHQREVVLHGQLEPGHYLLIPSAYQLGAEGRFLIRVFSSSVSSLSALKSLAPSLPSTTEGEWETTYFQGSWAKGSSAGGSRNFTSHRQNPCFPFTIYDEPVAMAGANVNVTLSQICNDADLHPIGFHIYKVPAGELSQTIPSEDPVASCVPHCYTQDVTMACSLPARAYVIVPSTYEPNCTGAFTICLARRIQRRVVKSQEKLGRTIQEVTHISVMQSQLS, from the exons GAGATCTGCCAATCACCGGTGTTCTTCCCTGACAACATCTACCAAAGTCATGCCAAACAAG GTCTTTCCTGCCCAGCAACCTCTGTGGAGTGACAGCAGCTACCGCGGCTCCTTTCACTTTTACTTTTGGCAAAATGGACTCTGGACTGAGGTCACCATTGATGACCGCCTGCCTTGTGTTGACTCCGCTCTGTGCTTCTCACACTGCAATGGCCCCTCTGCATTCTGGGTGGCTCTGCTGGAGAAGGCATATGCCAA ACTTCGTGGCTCGTACGAACAACTGTGGGCGGGGCAGGTGTCCGAAGCCTTAGTGGACTTGACTGGGGGTCTTGCAGAGAGCTGGACCATGTCCGGCATCAGttcagaagaggaagagaaaccAGAAGAGAGTCACAGTCAGGCCAGGATGAGCAGAAAGCTGGACCTGGATCTTATGTACCCAATGAGAGCTTTTTGCGTACTCTGTTGCTCCACTCAGCACATCCTTGGAG GAGGTGAGGAGGTGGGTCAGCAGCACCATGCCATGGCTGTGATGGAGTGGTTGGATGTGAAGACAGTAGCAGGGAGCAGCAGAGTGAGACTGTTCAGGATCAGAAACCCCTGGGGGAGGTGCTGCTGGGGCGGAGCTTGGACAGAAAG TGGAGCAGGATGGCGCTCCCTTGACTCATCTGAGGCTTTGGCTCTCCAAGCCAGGGTGTCACAGGGTGAGTTCTGGTTGGATGAGACGGAATTCCTGTCCAAGTTTGATGATGTCACCGTCGGCTACCCTATCAGTGAGGAGGGGCACCTGCAAAGCATCTATACTG GAAACGCGCTACCTTACTGCCATCAGTTCCCCGGCCGCTGGGTGAAGGGCCTCTCCTGTGGTGGAAGTCGAAACAGCCGGGGCTACCTCGATAACCCCAAGTTCTGGCTGAAGATGTGCAACAGAGGAGAGGTTCTTGTCTCCCTTCTGCAGTACAGAAAGTGGACCAAAATGGAGGACCAATTTGCGGACACACCTCCCGGGAACGACATGAGACACCAGCACTACCACGCCATTGCATTACACATGTGGAAG GTGGAGAAGAAGCGTTTTAATCTGAGCCGTACTGTAAACAAGCCTCCATGTGCTTCCACTCACTGCCACGCCCACCAGAGAGAGGTGGTCTTGCATGGGCAGCTGGAGCCCGGGCACTACCTTCTCATCCCCAGCGCCTACCAGCTGGGAGCAGAGGGCCGCTTCCTTATCAGGGTCTTCTCTTCGTCTGTTTCCTCCCTCAG TGCCTTGAAGAGCCTAGCACCTTCCCTGCCATCAACCACAGAAGGAGAGTGGGAGACAACTTATTTCCAGGGTTCGTGGGCAAAGGGAAGCTCCGCCGGGGGAAGCAGGAACTTCACTTCTCACCGACAGAACCCTTGCTTCCCTTTTACGATTTATGATGAGCCTGTAGCTATGGCGGGCGCCAACGTCAATGTTACCCTGAGCCAGATCTGCAACGACGCCGACCTGCACCCCATCGGCTTTCATATATATAAG GTACCAGCAGGGGAACTCAGTCAGACCATCCCCAGTGAGGATCCAGTCGCCAGCTGTGTTCCTCACTGCTACACTCAGGATGTCACTATGGCCTGCTCTCTTCCAGCCAGAGCTTACGTCATCGTACCGTCCACGTACGAGCCTAACTGCACCGGAGCCTTCACCATCTGCCTTGCTCGCAGAATACAGAG GAGAGTTGTGAAAAGCCAGGAGAAGCTGGGAAGAACCATTCAGGAG
- the capn10 gene encoding calpain-10 isoform X1 encodes MRGDGREESCDGSLYEDQDFPSDDSSVFCDSSTPISRLQGHITWLRPQEICQSPVFFPDNIYQSHAKQGLLGDCWFLCACSMLIRNKHLLDKVFPAQQPLWSDSSYRGSFHFYFWQNGLWTEVTIDDRLPCVDSALCFSHCNGPSAFWVALLEKAYAKLRGSYEQLWAGQVSEALVDLTGGLAESWTMSGISSEEEEKPEESHSQARMSRKLDLDLMYPMRAFCVLCCSTQHILGGGEEVGQQHHAMAVMEWLDVKTVAGSSRVRLFRIRNPWGRCCWGGAWTESGAGWRSLDSSEALALQARVSQGEFWLDETEFLSKFDDVTVGYPISEEGHLQSIYTGNALPYCHQFPGRWVKGLSCGGSRNSRGYLDNPKFWLKMCNRGEVLVSLLQYRKWTKMEDQFADTPPGNDMRHQHYHAIALHMWKVEKKRFNLSRTVNKPPCASTHCHAHQREVVLHGQLEPGHYLLIPSAYQLGAEGRFLIRVFSSSVSSLSALKSLAPSLPSTTEGEWETTYFQGSWAKGSSAGGSRNFTSHRQNPCFPFTIYDEPVAMAGANVNVTLSQICNDADLHPIGFHIYKVPAGELSQTIPSEDPVASCVPHCYTQDVTMACSLPARAYVIVPSTYEPNCTGAFTICLARRIQRRVVKSQEKLGRTIQEVTHISVMQSQLS; translated from the exons GAGATCTGCCAATCACCGGTGTTCTTCCCTGACAACATCTACCAAAGTCATGCCAAACAAGGTTTACTGGGAGACTGCTGGTTTTTGTGTGCTTGCTCCATGCTGATCAGGAACAAACATCTTCTGGACAAA GTCTTTCCTGCCCAGCAACCTCTGTGGAGTGACAGCAGCTACCGCGGCTCCTTTCACTTTTACTTTTGGCAAAATGGACTCTGGACTGAGGTCACCATTGATGACCGCCTGCCTTGTGTTGACTCCGCTCTGTGCTTCTCACACTGCAATGGCCCCTCTGCATTCTGGGTGGCTCTGCTGGAGAAGGCATATGCCAA ACTTCGTGGCTCGTACGAACAACTGTGGGCGGGGCAGGTGTCCGAAGCCTTAGTGGACTTGACTGGGGGTCTTGCAGAGAGCTGGACCATGTCCGGCATCAGttcagaagaggaagagaaaccAGAAGAGAGTCACAGTCAGGCCAGGATGAGCAGAAAGCTGGACCTGGATCTTATGTACCCAATGAGAGCTTTTTGCGTACTCTGTTGCTCCACTCAGCACATCCTTGGAG GAGGTGAGGAGGTGGGTCAGCAGCACCATGCCATGGCTGTGATGGAGTGGTTGGATGTGAAGACAGTAGCAGGGAGCAGCAGAGTGAGACTGTTCAGGATCAGAAACCCCTGGGGGAGGTGCTGCTGGGGCGGAGCTTGGACAGAAAG TGGAGCAGGATGGCGCTCCCTTGACTCATCTGAGGCTTTGGCTCTCCAAGCCAGGGTGTCACAGGGTGAGTTCTGGTTGGATGAGACGGAATTCCTGTCCAAGTTTGATGATGTCACCGTCGGCTACCCTATCAGTGAGGAGGGGCACCTGCAAAGCATCTATACTG GAAACGCGCTACCTTACTGCCATCAGTTCCCCGGCCGCTGGGTGAAGGGCCTCTCCTGTGGTGGAAGTCGAAACAGCCGGGGCTACCTCGATAACCCCAAGTTCTGGCTGAAGATGTGCAACAGAGGAGAGGTTCTTGTCTCCCTTCTGCAGTACAGAAAGTGGACCAAAATGGAGGACCAATTTGCGGACACACCTCCCGGGAACGACATGAGACACCAGCACTACCACGCCATTGCATTACACATGTGGAAG GTGGAGAAGAAGCGTTTTAATCTGAGCCGTACTGTAAACAAGCCTCCATGTGCTTCCACTCACTGCCACGCCCACCAGAGAGAGGTGGTCTTGCATGGGCAGCTGGAGCCCGGGCACTACCTTCTCATCCCCAGCGCCTACCAGCTGGGAGCAGAGGGCCGCTTCCTTATCAGGGTCTTCTCTTCGTCTGTTTCCTCCCTCAG TGCCTTGAAGAGCCTAGCACCTTCCCTGCCATCAACCACAGAAGGAGAGTGGGAGACAACTTATTTCCAGGGTTCGTGGGCAAAGGGAAGCTCCGCCGGGGGAAGCAGGAACTTCACTTCTCACCGACAGAACCCTTGCTTCCCTTTTACGATTTATGATGAGCCTGTAGCTATGGCGGGCGCCAACGTCAATGTTACCCTGAGCCAGATCTGCAACGACGCCGACCTGCACCCCATCGGCTTTCATATATATAAG GTACCAGCAGGGGAACTCAGTCAGACCATCCCCAGTGAGGATCCAGTCGCCAGCTGTGTTCCTCACTGCTACACTCAGGATGTCACTATGGCCTGCTCTCTTCCAGCCAGAGCTTACGTCATCGTACCGTCCACGTACGAGCCTAACTGCACCGGAGCCTTCACCATCTGCCTTGCTCGCAGAATACAGAG GAGAGTTGTGAAAAGCCAGGAGAAGCTGGGAAGAACCATTCAGGAG